A window of the Henckelia pumila isolate YLH828 chromosome 3, ASM3356847v2, whole genome shotgun sequence genome harbors these coding sequences:
- the LOC140890669 gene encoding peroxisome biogenesis protein 22: MADNSKEDLLRLVKRVGAFLTVKISNIFRNMDSRSVGAIAGLAFALVFTWRLLRTPRAPPRRQPKRQASTTGSSGVSSHANVNDASSQVGDPSEDSRTQNVIDEFFQPVKPTLAQIVRQRLSEGRKVTCRLLDVILEESSPEELQKQATVKSSVLEVLLEITKFCDLYLMERVLDDESEKNVLVALEEAGVFTSGGLVKDKVLFCSTETGRTSFVRQLEPDWHIDSNPEVVNQLSRFIKYLLHVSSAKLERPLSNVLTAASLEQYFGIV, translated from the exons ATGGCCGATAATTCAAAAGAAGATCTTTTGCGGTTGGTCAAGCGGGTCGGAGCTTTTCTCACAGTCAAGATTTCCAATATCTTCCGAAACATG GATTCAAGATCTGTTGGGGCCATAGCAGGGCTAGCATTTGCTTTAGTTTTTACTTGGAGACTATTGAGAACACCTAGGGCGCCTCCAAGAAGGCAACCTAAAAGGCAGGCCTCAACAACGGGTAGTTCTGGTGTTAGTAGTCATGCAAATGTGAACGATGCATCTTCACAAGTTGGCGATCCTTCAGAAGATTCCAGAACTCAAAAtgtgattgatgaattctttcAGCCTGTGAAG CCAACTCTTGCGCAAATAGTTAGACAAAGGTTGAGTGAAGGAAGGAAG GTAACATGCCGGTTGCTTGATGTAATCCTTGAGGAAAGCAGTCCAGAGGAGTTGCAG AAGCAAGCAACTGTCAAATCATCAGTTTTGGAGGTCTTGCTTGAGATCACTAAGTTTTGTGATCTTTATCTCATGGAAAGAGTGTTGGATGACGAAAGCGAA AAGAATGTTCTTGTAGCTTTGGAAGAGGCTGGGGTTTTTACTTCTGGTGGTTTGGTCAAAGATAAG GTGCTTTTCTGTAGCACAGAGACCGGGAGAACGTCTTTTGTGAGACAACTCGAACCAGATTGGCACATAGACTCCAATCCTGAAGTCGTTAACCAGTTATCG AGATTCATTAAGTATCTGCTTCACGTCTCTTCCGCCAAGCTCGAACGACCCCTCTCCAACGTGCTCACCGCGGCGTCCTTGGAACAATACTTTGGAATTGTCTGA
- the LOC140892206 gene encoding uncharacterized protein: protein MPIIISRPFTASRVKDSLLLLSAALSFSLLLYLHHLHIQPPDAAFAIAETPPSPPYPPPITIKNLLFSIASSASSFTSRAAYVQMWHNPISHLNTTFLFLDRPVPNPSSFPTLPPIIIPQNSSYLTAGHRIARIVKDAFALDIPDVFWYVFGDDDTIFFTDNLVRILSKYDHGRWYYIGSSSEIYEQNDKFSFDMAFGGGGYAISAPLVQALHRVLDSCLDRYPHLYGSDARIFACISELGVRLTVEPGFHQVDIRGDLLGMLSSHPLSLVASLHHIDAVEPIFPGMSRIHALEYLFKAAHFDPPRILQQTVCYDLTNELTVSISWGYAIQLYEENMLLPEVLSLQRTFKPWNRGRDVTSTHFMFNTREFPSDPCKRPVVFFLNNVVSDSTGVLTNYTRHDDGSCVRGKGIKNLKVISVFSVKQNLDVEQMKAPRRHCCDISVSFDETMIIQIRKCGTNELISMRG from the exons ATGCCCATAATAATTTCGAGACCCTTTACAGCATCCCGCGTCAAGGATTCCCTTCTCCTCCTCTCCGCCGCCCTCTCTTTCTCCCTCCTCCTCTATCTCCACCACCTCCACATCCAGCCCCCAGATGCCGCCTTCGCCATCGCCGAGACCCCGCCGTCGCCGCCGTATCCTCCGCCTATCACCATCAAGAACCTACTTTTCTCGATCGCCTCATCTGCTTCATCTTTCACCTCTCGCGCTGCTTACGTCCAGATGTGGCACAACCCCATTTCCCACCTCAATACAACCTTCCTTTTCCTGGACCGTCCCGTACCCAATCCTTCCTCCTTTCCTACTCTGCCTCCCATCATCATTCCCCAGAATTCCTCCTACCTCACTGCCGGCCACCGCATCGCCCGCATTGTGAAAGATGCTTTTGCTCTCGACATTCCCGACGTTTTCTGGTACGTTTTTGGGGATGATGACACCATATTTTTCACTGACAATTTAGTGAGAATCTTGTCCAAGTATGATCATGGTAGGTGGTACTACATTGGCAGCAGCTCTGAGATTTATGAACAGAACGACAAGTTTTCCTTCGACATGGCGTTTGGCGGCGGCGGTTATGCTATTAGTGCACctttggttcaggccttgcatcGGGTTCTAGATTCTTGTCTTGATAGGTATCCCCATTTGTATGGTAGCGATGCTCGGATTTTCGCTTGCATATCTGAGCTTGGTGTTCGGTTAACAGTTGAACCCGGCTTCCATCAG GTTGACATTCGAGGAGATTTGCTTGGGAtgttgtcttcacatccattatCGCTTGTTGCTTCCCTTCATCACATAGATGCAGTGGAACCGATCTTTCCTGGCATGAGCAGGATTCATGCTTTGGAATATCTATTCAAAGCTGCACATTTTGATCCACCTAGGATATTGCAGCAAACCGTTTGCTATGATCTTACCAATGAACTAACAGTTTCGATTTCATGGGGTTATGCTATTCAATTGTACGAGGAAAATATGCTTCTTCCGGAAGTTCTCTCGCTTCAGAGAACTTTTAAGCCATGGAATAGAGGCAGAGATGTGACTTCAACCCATTTTATGTTTAACACAAGAGAATTCCCGAGTGATCCTTGCAAAAGACCTGTTGTCTTTTTTCTAAATAATGTAGTTTCTGATAGCACTGGGGTCTTGACAAACTATACGAGGCATGACGATGGAAGTTGTGTTAGAGGAAAAGGAATCAAGAACTTGAAAGTTATTAGCGTTTTCTCGGTCAAGCAAAACCTTGATGTGGAACAG ATGAAGGCGCCTCGTCGTCATTGTTGTGATATTTCGGTATCTTTTGATGAAACAATGATTATTCAAATCAGAAAATGTGGAACTAATGAGCTGATTTCTATGCGGGGATAA
- the LOC140893100 gene encoding putative zinc finger protein CONSTANS-LIKE 11: MAGQPACDFCGVVRALVYCKSDAARLCLQCDGCVHSANCLSRKHLRSLICDKCNSQAAVLRCLDEEICFCHACDNGCHVVGVGSSGSGHDRLKLNFYSGCPSPVEFAKIWSPVVDSSKSHKGAVMVDGNVEMGGSLSSGGCGGAGGGMVANRLNEIASCVKFDSWAFPPPIPPLLPPSFMSSQVWDQKYASSNGDQTPFFSQATTLPKGCAESIKDLGLHDIDDICDSVDMDEIALNFESGYEMLENLQNQTINISDDGGTCGGLLMEKNLSVTGSNSTHVESTLEASSSVQQDCLCFPPSSANLIPTMNSNSNCMLMSSNICHGFASGQVPSSMSLTLSNITGESSAADYQDCGLSTLFLTGESPWDSNFEPSCPQARDKAKMRYNEKKKTRTFGKQIRYASRKARADTRRRVKGRFVKSGEAFDFDPAGPTDC; encoded by the exons ATGGCGGGTCAGCCTGCGTGCGACTTCTGTGGGGTGGTGAGGGCATTAGTGTATTGCAAATCGGATGCTGCTCGGCTATGCTTGCAGTGTGATGGATGTGTTCACTCAGCTAATTGCTTGTCAAGAAAGCACCTCCGATCCCTCATTTGTGATAAGTGTAATTCGCAGGCTGCGGTTTTGAGGTGCCTCGACGAGGAGATTTGTTTTTGCCACGCATGTGATAATGGGTGCCATGTGGTTGGTGTTGGGTCCTCTGGCTCGGGGCATGATCGCCTCAAGCTGAACTTTTACAGTGGATGCCCTTCTCCTGTCGAGTTCGCCAAGATTTGGTCGCCCGTTGTCGATTCGAGTAAATCGCATAAGGGGGCTGTAATGGTTGATGGAAATGTTGAAATGGGAGGATCCTTGTCTTCTGGTGGTTGTGGTGGTGCTGGAGGAGGAATGGTGGCTAATAGGTTGAACGAGATTGCCTCGTGTGTCAAGTTCGATTCATGGGCGTTTCCACCGCCAATACCACCTCTACTTCCTCCTAGCTTCATGTCATCGCAAGTTTGGGATCAGAAGTACGCATCATCAAACGGAGATCAAACACCTTTCTTCTCTCAAGCAACCACCCTGCCAAAG GGGTGTGCTGAAAGTATTAAGGATCTTGGGCTTCATGACATTGATGATATATGTGACAGTGTTGACATGGATGAAATCGCCCTAAACTTCGAGAGTGGGTACGAAATGTTGGAGAATCTGCAAAACCAGACGATAAATATATCCGACGATGGAGGAACGTGTGGTGGTTTGTTGATGGAGAAAAACTTGTCTGTCACTGGATCCAATAGCACGCATGTTGAAAGTACTTTGGAG GCGTCCTCGTCCGTGCAACAAGACTGCTTGTGTTTCCCACCCTCTTCTGCTAATTTGATCCCGACAATGAATAGCAACTCTAATTGCATGCTCATGAGTTCAAACATCTGCCATGGTTTCGCAAGTGGACAAGTCCCTTCAAGCATGTCGCTAACTTTGTCTAATATAACCGGGGAAAGTAGCGCTGCTGATTATCAAGACTGTGGGTTATCGACGTTATTTCTAACCGGTGAATCCCCGTGGGATTCTAATTTTGAACCAAGTTGTCCTCAGGCAAGGGACAAAGCCAAGATGAGATACAATGAAAAAAAGAAGACAAGAAC GTTCGGAAAACAGATAAGATATGCTTCTCGTAAAGCAAGAGCAGATACAAGAAGGCGTGTTAAAGGTAGATTCGTCAAGTCTGGTGAAGCTTTTGACTTCGACCCTGCTGGACCAACTGATTGTTAA
- the LOC140890045 gene encoding uncharacterized protein, with the protein MQFFKAPSKSNTSIRLILLVTSCSLCTILYISSNFISTPTANTRFPTSQIDVSSPTSLEHLVFGIASNEKSWVSRKNYVKLWWRPQEMKGCVFLEENIPPSNTSSDLPPICISGDTTRFRYTYRNGLRSAIRVARVVSETFALNHSDVRWFVFGDDDTVFFPENLVKILSKYDHGLWHYIGTNSESFIQNKLFSYEMAFGGAGFAISYPLTKVLAKIFDSCLERYPHLYGSDGRVHACVTELGVGLTHEPGFHQMDIRGNMFGFLASHPLTPLVSLHHLEATDPIFPNMTTINSLKHLFQAVNIDSQRILHQAVCYDRWFSWTISISWGYAVQIFPHHVYLPDALRTQETFVPWRKGGGVNDLYGVDTAGFQADPCRRQPVFFLDKVWSSGDGVRSSYRRMGGSENCAFDMGSPRKLEQVMVYSQKMELNYKQLHAPRRHCCDVLPSSSSSSSSWKVMEISIRECGDEELIYMHS; encoded by the exons ATGCAGTTTTTTAAAGCACCCTCCAAATCCAATACATCAATTCGACTGATATTACTCGTAACTTCGTGTTCTTTATGTACTATATTATACATCTCTTCTAATTTTATCAGCACCCCTACTGCAAATACCCGTTTCCCCACTTCACAAATTGACGTCTCTTCACCCACGTCCCTCGAACATCTCGTCTTCGGCATAGCCTCAAACGAGAAGTCGTGGGTTAGCAGAAAAAACTACGTCAAACTCTGGTGGAGGCCTCAAGAAATGAAGGGTTGTGTTTTCCTGGAAGAAAATATCCCACCAAGTAACACAAGTTCTGATCTTCCTCCCATATGCATTTCAGGAGACACAACCCGATTCCGCTACACGTACCGGAATGGTCTCCGGTCTGCCATTCGTGTCGCGCGGGTTGTGTCCGAAACTTTTGCCCTGAACCATTCAGATGTGAGATGGTTCGTGTTTGGAGACGATGACACGGTTTTCTTCCCAGAAAATCTTGTAAAGATCCTGTCTAAGTATGATCATGGTTTGTGGCATTATATTGGCACCAATTCTGAAAGTTTTATTCAGAACAAGCTGTTTTCGTACGAAATGGCTTTCGGTGGAGCTGGTTTTGCTATTAGCTATCCTCTGACCAAGGTGCTGGCTAAGATCTTCGACTCGTGCCTGGAAAGGTACCCACATCTGTATGGAAGTGATGGTAGGGTTCATGCCTGCGTCACAGAGCTTGGTGTTGGATTAACGCATGAGCCTGGATTCCATCAG ATGGATATTCGCGGGAACATGTTCGGGTTCCTCGCCTCCCACCCGCTCACCCCACTCGTCTCCCTCCATCACTTAGAGGCCACAGATCCAATCTTCCCCAACATGACCACAATAAACTCCCTGAAACACTTGTTCCAAGCAGTAAACATCGATTCTCAGAGAATTCTGCACCAGGCAGTCTGCTACGACCGTTGGTTTTCATGGACAATCTCCATCTCCTGGGGATACGCAGTTCAGATCTTCCCACACCACGTATACTTGCCCGACGCACTGCGAACACAGGAGACTTTCGTTCCGTGGAGAAAGGGCGGCGGGGTGAACGATTTGTATGGGGTGGACACAGCGGGGTTTCAGGCGGATCCATGCCGACGGCAGCCTGTGTTTTTCTTGGATAAGGTGTGGTCAAGCGGAGATGGAGTGAGGAGTAGTTACAGAAGAATGGGTGGTTCTGAAAACTGCGCATTCGACATGGGTTCTCCGAGGAAGCTTGAGCAAGTGATGGTTTACTCGCAGAAGATGGAGCTCAACTACAAACAG CTGCACGCGCCGAGACGGCATTGTTGTGATGTGTTgccttcttcttcctcttcatcttcttcttggAAAGTGATGGAAATTAGCATAAGAGAATGCGGTGATGAAGAGCTGATTTACATGCATTCTTAG